The Serratia rhizosphaerae genome has a segment encoding these proteins:
- a CDS encoding ligand-gated channel protein, with product MEKPSYNKLTAFIIAALTSQAALAADPETAQDTMVVTASGFQQKIQDSAASISVIPRQQIENKAYRDVTDALKDVPGVVVTGGGSSSDISIRGMSSKYTLILIDGKRVDTRGTRPNSDNAGIEQGWLPPLEAIERIEVVRGPMSSLYGSDAMGGVINIITRKTSTTQGWRGSVHADATFQENRDSGDLYQTNAYASGPLIEGLLGLRVNGLLSHRAEDKIVNGYNEQRMRSGTAVFSLTPDEQNEFEFEVGRSLQDRNSTPGKSVATESCRKGSCKPNQPSDSLYTRTNYSLTHNGYYDIGNTTSYIQREETNNPGRNMKMYNTIFNTQNQFALGDHMLNIGGQYRYEKLSDSGNQLESAQGVNQLTRWSWALFAEDEWAMTNDFSLTSGIRMDRDQNYGSHWTPRLYGVWHLAEQWTLKGGVSAGYRSPDLRQSSASWGQATGGGSSKGMIVGNPDLKPEKSLSEEIALLWDNQQNLNAGITLFNTDFKDKITEVRRCEDEPGCSLGGIDYDFISDRVNVDKANMRGVEATASWKIAKDWQLTANYTYTESEQKSGQFQGQPLNQMPKHMFNTVLDWQAAHDLDVWTRVNFRSKTSEYLSRTSMAKSTPSYTFVDVGVSYQAAKNLQLTGGVYNILDKTVDYEHYNTTLDGRRYTVGMSYNF from the coding sequence CTGGTTTCCAACAGAAGATCCAGGATTCCGCCGCCTCCATCTCGGTGATCCCACGTCAGCAGATCGAAAATAAAGCCTATCGCGACGTGACCGACGCACTGAAAGACGTGCCGGGCGTGGTGGTCACCGGCGGCGGCAGCAGCAGCGATATCAGCATCCGCGGCATGTCGTCCAAATACACCCTGATTCTGATCGACGGCAAACGCGTGGATACCCGCGGCACCCGCCCTAACAGCGACAACGCCGGGATTGAGCAGGGCTGGCTGCCGCCGCTGGAAGCCATCGAACGCATTGAAGTGGTGCGCGGGCCGATGTCCTCGCTGTACGGCTCCGACGCGATGGGCGGCGTGATTAACATCATCACCCGTAAAACCTCCACCACGCAGGGCTGGCGCGGCTCGGTGCACGCCGACGCCACCTTCCAGGAAAACCGCGACTCCGGCGACCTGTATCAGACCAACGCCTACGCCTCCGGCCCGCTGATTGAAGGCCTGCTCGGCCTGCGCGTCAACGGCCTGCTGTCCCACCGCGCCGAAGACAAAATCGTCAACGGCTATAATGAACAGCGCATGCGCAGCGGTACCGCTGTCTTCAGCCTGACGCCGGATGAGCAGAATGAGTTTGAGTTTGAAGTCGGCCGCTCGCTGCAGGACCGCAACAGCACGCCGGGTAAATCCGTGGCGACGGAGAGCTGCCGCAAAGGCAGCTGTAAACCCAACCAGCCAAGCGACAGCCTGTATACCCGCACCAACTACTCGCTGACGCACAACGGCTACTACGATATCGGCAATACCACCAGCTATATCCAGCGTGAAGAGACCAACAATCCGGGCCGCAACATGAAGATGTACAACACCATCTTCAATACCCAGAATCAGTTCGCGCTGGGCGACCATATGCTGAATATCGGCGGCCAGTACCGCTATGAAAAACTGAGCGACAGCGGCAACCAGCTGGAATCTGCGCAGGGCGTCAACCAGCTGACCCGTTGGAGCTGGGCGCTGTTCGCCGAAGACGAATGGGCAATGACCAATGATTTCAGCCTGACCAGCGGCATCCGTATGGACCGCGACCAAAACTACGGCAGCCACTGGACGCCGCGCCTGTACGGCGTCTGGCATCTGGCCGAGCAGTGGACGCTGAAGGGCGGCGTTTCCGCCGGCTACCGCTCGCCAGATCTGCGCCAGTCGTCAGCCAGCTGGGGCCAGGCCACCGGCGGCGGATCGAGCAAAGGCATGATTGTCGGCAACCCGGACCTGAAGCCGGAAAAGAGCCTGAGCGAAGAGATCGCCCTGCTGTGGGATAACCAGCAAAATCTGAACGCCGGGATCACCCTGTTCAACACCGACTTCAAAGACAAGATCACCGAAGTCAGACGCTGCGAGGATGAGCCGGGCTGCTCTCTCGGCGGCATCGATTACGATTTTATCAGCGACCGCGTCAACGTCGACAAGGCCAATATGCGCGGTGTAGAAGCCACCGCCAGCTGGAAGATCGCCAAAGACTGGCAGCTGACCGCCAACTATACCTATACCGAATCGGAACAGAAAAGCGGCCAGTTCCAGGGCCAGCCGCTGAACCAGATGCCGAAACATATGTTCAACACCGTGCTGGACTGGCAGGCGGCGCACGATCTCGATGTGTGGACCCGCGTCAACTTCCGCAGTAAAACCTCGGAGTACCTGAGCCGCACCTCGATGGCCAAAAGCACGCCGTCCTATACCTTTGTCGACGTCGGCGTCAGCTATCAGGCGGCGAAAAACCTGCAGCTGACCGGCGGGGTGTATAACATCCTCGATAAAACCGTGGATTACGAGCACTACAACACCACGCTGGACGGCCGTCGCTATACCGTAGGGATGAGCTATAACTTCTGA